GCCGGACAAGTGCCGGGCGGTCACCGAGGAGTTCGGCTTCGACGCCTGCGTGGACTACAAGGCCGGCAACCTGCGGGCCGACCTGAAGGCGGCCACGCCCGACGGCATCGACGGATACTTCGAGAACGTGGGCGGTGAGGTGCTCGACGCGGTGCTGCGCCGGATGAACGCCTTCGGCCGGATCGCGGTCTGCGGGCTGATCGCAGGCTACGACGGCAATCCGATGCCGGTCAGCGAGTTCCGCTCGATCCTGATCAACCGGCTGAAGGTCCAGGGCTTCATCGTTTCCGAGCACATGGAGCTGTGGCCCCAGGCGCGCCGGGAGCTCGCGCAACTGGTCGGCGACGGCACGCTGAAGTATCGTGAGACGATCGCGCAGGGGTTGGAGTCGGCGCCCGAGGCCTTCATCGGTCTGCTGAAGGGGCGCAACTTCGGCAAGCAGCTGGTCAAGCTGGTCTGACGGCGCGCGAGCGGCCCCGGTACCGGACCGCTCGCAGAGGATCCTTCACGCGTTCGGGCAGCGGCGGCTGCGGCCGGCGATGTCCACGGGAGGCGAGGTCATGGAAGCGACGACGGAGCGGACCCGCGGCGAGGAGTTCCGCGAGGACCTGCGGGGCGCGACCGGCGCGGCCGTCCAGGGCCGCGCGACGCGGCGCCTGCTGAGCGCCGACGAGCTCGCGCCTTTCCTCGAGCTCGACGACCGGCGCTCGGCGCTCGCGGTGCTGCAGACCTTCGCGATCGCGGGCGGCGCGGTCGCGATCGCGCTGGCCGCCTGGGGCAACTGGTGGGTGGTCGCGGCCTGCGTGGCGGTGATCGCCACGCAGCAGCACGCGCTGTTCGTGCTGGCCCACGATGCCGCGCACTATCGGCTGTTCTCGTCGCGCCGCGTCAACGATGCTGTGGGGCGGCTGTGCGGCGTGCTGGGCGGCGTGTCGATGTGCACCTACCGCGTCACGCACCGCCTGCACCACAACCACCTTTACGGGCGCCAGGATCCGGACATCGCGCTGAACGGCGGCTATCCGCGCGGGCGCGCCTACCTGCTGAAGAAGCTCGCGGTGGACCTGACCGGCTGGACCGCGCCGAAGACCTTCGCGTACTTCTTCGGGGCGCCGTCGATCAACTCGGACACCAACGAGGCGCAGCGCCCGCTGAACGACACGTCGCCGGCGCTGCGGCAGGCGGCGCGTTCCGATCGCTGGCTGGTGGCGGGCTTCCACGTCGGCGCGCCGATCGCCTGCGCGGCGCTCGGCGGCTGGCCCGCGTTCTCGCGCTGGTTCGTGCTGTGGATGCTGCCGCTGCTCACGCTGCTGCAGCCCATCCTGCGCATGCGCGCGGTGGCCGAGCACGGCGCGCCGGCCGGATACGATTCGCCCTTGCGCGCCGCGCGCACCAACCTGCCCGGGCGCGGCCCGATGGGCTGGCTGGTGCGCGCCGTGTTCTTCCCGCATCACGTCAACTACCACGTGGAGCACCATCTCTATCCGGCCGTGCCGCACTACCGGCTGCCCGCGCTGCACCGCCTGCTGCGCGAGCGCGGCCTGCTCGACGAGGCCGAGGTGCGCCCGTTCGGCCAGACCCTGCGGCGGGTGTTCTCGCCGAGGGGTTCGATTCCGGAGGCGCTGCGCCCGGAGCGCGCCTGAGCCGGCGAGGCCGGCAGCGCGATGCGGGCAACGCCGGCCTCGCATTTCCCAGCATGCCAGACCAGACAACGAGGAGATTTCGATGAACGCCCCCCAGAAGACGATCCGCGAGCAGGTCAGCGCCGAGGAGTGGCAGCTGCGCGTTGACCTGGCCGCCTGCTACCGCGCGGTGGCGCTCTACGGCTGGGACGACCTGGTCTTCACCCACATCTCGGCCCGGATTCCCGGCCCAGAGCACCACTTCCTGATCAATCCCTACGGGATGATGTTCGAGGAGATCACCGCGTCCTCGCTGGTGAAGGTGGACATGGAGTGCCGGCCGCTGATCGACACGCCCTATCCGGTGAACCCGGCCGGCTTCGTGATCCACAGCGCGATCCACGCCGCGCGCGAGGACGTCGTCTGCGTGCTGCACACCCACACGCCGGCGGGCGTGGCGGTGGCCGCGCAGAAACAGGGCCTGCTGCCGATCTCGCAGCAGGCGAGCATCGCGCTGATGTCGCTGTCGTATCACGACTACGAGGGCATCGCGGTGCGCGACGACGAGAAGGCGCGGCTGCAGGCCGACCTCGGCGGCAGCATGAACTTCATCCTGCGCAACCACGGCCTGCTGACGGTCGGCTCCACGGTAGCCGACGCCTTCCTCGCGATGTTCAATCTCGAGCGTGCCTGCCAGATCCAGGTGATGGCCCAGTCGGGCGGTGCCGGGCTGGTGAACGTTACCCCCGAGGTGATGGGCGCGGTCGGCCAGGCCCTGACCGTGCAGCGCGTGGGTCAGGCGACGCCGGGCGGGCTGGCCTGGCCGGCGCTGCTGCGCAAGCTGGACCGGGTCAACCCCGGCTACGACGCCTGAGGAGCGCGCGATGAAGGATTTCGCAGGCAAGGTCGCGGTGATCACCGGCGCGGGCAGCGGCTTCGGTCGCGAGTTCGCCCGGATCGGCGCCTCGCTCGGCATGAAGCTGGTGCTGGC
This genomic window from Zeimonas sediminis contains:
- a CDS encoding fatty acid desaturase family protein, encoding MEATTERTRGEEFREDLRGATGAAVQGRATRRLLSADELAPFLELDDRRSALAVLQTFAIAGGAVAIALAAWGNWWVVAACVAVIATQQHALFVLAHDAAHYRLFSSRRVNDAVGRLCGVLGGVSMCTYRVTHRLHHNHLYGRQDPDIALNGGYPRGRAYLLKKLAVDLTGWTAPKTFAYFFGAPSINSDTNEAQRPLNDTSPALRQAARSDRWLVAGFHVGAPIACAALGGWPAFSRWFVLWMLPLLTLLQPILRMRAVAEHGAPAGYDSPLRAARTNLPGRGPMGWLVRAVFFPHHVNYHVEHHLYPAVPHYRLPALHRLLRERGLLDEAEVRPFGQTLRRVFSPRGSIPEALRPERA
- a CDS encoding class II aldolase/adducin family protein; this encodes MNAPQKTIREQVSAEEWQLRVDLAACYRAVALYGWDDLVFTHISARIPGPEHHFLINPYGMMFEEITASSLVKVDMECRPLIDTPYPVNPAGFVIHSAIHAAREDVVCVLHTHTPAGVAVAAQKQGLLPISQQASIALMSLSYHDYEGIAVRDDEKARLQADLGGSMNFILRNHGLLTVGSTVADAFLAMFNLERACQIQVMAQSGGAGLVNVTPEVMGAVGQALTVQRVGQATPGGLAWPALLRKLDRVNPGYDA